One Halovivax ruber XH-70 genomic region harbors:
- a CDS encoding transcription initiation factor IIB: MTNASQTTRVRRSEQETTEQEDESTHDRVSCPECSGQLVADDEHGETVCADCGLVVAEDSVDRGPEWRAFDASEKNEKSRVGAPTTNTMHDKGLSTNIDWRNKDAYGNSLGSRQREKMQRLRKWNERFRTRDSKERNLKQALGEIDRMASAVGLPTNVRETASVIYRRALEEDLLPGRSIEGVSTACVYAAARQAGVPRSLDEIADVSRVEKNEIARTYRYVVRELGLEVQPADPESYVPRFASGLDLSDESEHRARSLLKNAKEKGVHSGKSPVGLAAAAVYAAALLTNEKTTQAAVSEVADISEVTIRNRYHELLEAEDSIGLA; this comes from the coding sequence ATGACGAACGCCTCCCAGACCACACGAGTACGACGTAGCGAACAGGAAACGACCGAACAAGAGGACGAGTCGACCCACGACCGCGTCAGCTGCCCCGAGTGCAGCGGACAGCTCGTCGCCGACGACGAACACGGTGAGACCGTCTGTGCCGACTGTGGCCTCGTCGTCGCCGAGGACTCCGTCGACCGCGGCCCGGAGTGGCGCGCCTTCGACGCCAGCGAGAAGAACGAGAAGTCTCGCGTCGGCGCCCCGACCACGAACACGATGCACGACAAGGGCCTGTCGACCAACATCGACTGGCGCAACAAGGACGCCTACGGCAACTCGCTGGGGTCGCGCCAGCGAGAGAAGATGCAGCGCCTGCGCAAGTGGAACGAGCGCTTCCGCACCCGTGACTCCAAAGAGCGCAACCTGAAACAGGCCCTCGGCGAGATCGACCGGATGGCGAGTGCGGTCGGCCTCCCGACGAACGTCCGCGAGACCGCGTCGGTCATCTACCGCCGCGCGTTAGAAGAGGACCTGCTCCCCGGCCGATCCATCGAAGGTGTCTCGACGGCCTGCGTCTACGCCGCCGCGCGCCAGGCCGGCGTCCCCCGATCGCTCGACGAGATCGCCGACGTATCCCGCGTCGAGAAGAACGAGATCGCCCGCACCTACCGCTACGTCGTTCGCGAACTCGGCCTCGAGGTCCAGCCGGCCGACCCCGAGAGCTACGTCCCGCGCTTCGCCTCGGGCCTCGACCTCTCCGACGAGTCCGAACACCGCGCGCGCTCGCTGCTGAAGAACGCGAAGGAGAAGGGCGTCCACTCCGGCAAGTCGCCGGTCGGGCTCGCGGCCGCCGCGGTCTACGCCGCCGCCCTGCTCACCAACGAGAAGACGACCCAGGCCGCCGTGAGCGAGGTCGCCGACATCTCAGAAGTGACGATCCGCAACCGCTACCACGAACTGCTCGAAGCCGAAGACTCCATCGGCCTGGCCTGA
- a CDS encoding DUF7123 family protein produces MSATMAPDLSTKQHRILTYLREHAGTKTYFKSRLIGQELGMTAKEVGSNITSLQDGEYDVDIEKWGYSSSTTWKVDLE; encoded by the coding sequence ATGAGTGCCACGATGGCCCCCGACCTCTCGACGAAGCAACACCGGATCCTCACCTACCTCCGCGAACACGCAGGGACGAAGACCTACTTCAAATCGCGCCTCATCGGGCAAGAGCTCGGAATGACGGCGAAAGAAGTGGGCTCGAACATCACGAGTCTGCAGGACGGCGAATACGACGTCGACATCGAGAAGTGGGGCTACTCTTCCAGTACGACCTGGAAGGTCGACCTCGAATAA
- a CDS encoding DUF6149 family protein encodes MKLRQNARHFASRKALETPVVREVARRGLVRLHTRVFLGKADSDHTEARRDRLDALFDATVDTYLAALQRGFSEAEAREITHLQANFDFYNHGWTEMMEIPVDELDAHYDRYADAFESWGITIDDPLGEFSTKPLPDAPSTPARLDDPEHPHAADGFADDVYVEGDDGELTVGGRSPSEPVSVTDAVGVDERATSTDGSADQVASGDEPSAN; translated from the coding sequence ATGAAACTCCGGCAGAACGCGCGCCACTTCGCCTCGCGCAAGGCCCTCGAGACGCCAGTCGTCCGCGAGGTCGCCAGACGAGGCCTGGTTCGTCTCCACACACGGGTGTTCCTCGGGAAGGCCGACTCGGACCACACCGAGGCCCGACGCGATCGCCTGGATGCGCTGTTCGACGCGACCGTCGACACGTATCTCGCGGCACTCCAGCGCGGATTCAGCGAGGCCGAAGCCCGCGAAATCACACACCTGCAGGCGAACTTCGACTTCTACAACCACGGCTGGACGGAGATGATGGAGATCCCCGTCGACGAACTCGACGCCCACTACGACCGGTACGCGGACGCGTTCGAGTCCTGGGGGATCACGATCGACGATCCACTCGGCGAGTTCTCTACGAAGCCGCTCCCCGACGCACCCTCGACCCCAGCGCGACTCGACGATCCGGAGCATCCGCACGCGGCGGACGGATTCGCAGACGACGTCTACGTCGAGGGCGACGACGGCGAACTGACCGTCGGTGGCCGATCGCCGTCGGAACCGGTCTCGGTCACGGACGCCGTCGGCGTCGACGAGCGCGCGACGTCGACCGACGGATCTGCCGACCAGGTGGCGTCAGGAGATGAGCCGTCAGCTAACTGA
- a CDS encoding NAD(P)/FAD-dependent oxidoreductase, translated as MSEYVIIGDGIAGSSAAETLREEEPDASITVITDEGEPLYNRILIKEHAKGKLPEAPISIHDESWYDERDITLSLDTHVTSIDVDGKTIHTHEGEDISYDKLLVATGGTPTQLPVEQSDADGVYHFWTFQDARGIKEAAEAAEAGVAVGAGLLGIDFAAVMGAQDVEGKYLMRGDRWWRYALSADGAEIIHDGLREMGVEPVFDSGVDHFEVNDDGHVTAAVDPNGERYACDFAGVAIGLTFNTEFLRGTGIERDGGIAVDEYMQTGVDDVYAAGDITRFYDTLIGQEAQNGSWGSAKEQGRVAAVNMAADDEAEGFEWVSSYSITHFDFPFLSFGHPTIGDEYVEQRYSDTEWRRVALQDGRVVGGVLIGDLSQQRPLKQLMRDQRDLRGQTDRLLDEQIDLDELAPAQD; from the coding sequence ATGAGTGAGTACGTTATCATCGGCGACGGGATCGCGGGCAGTTCCGCCGCCGAAACCCTTCGTGAGGAGGAGCCCGACGCCTCCATCACGGTGATCACGGACGAAGGGGAACCCCTGTACAACCGGATCCTGATCAAGGAACACGCCAAGGGGAAACTCCCGGAAGCGCCGATCTCGATCCACGACGAGTCCTGGTACGACGAGCGCGACATCACCCTCTCGCTCGACACGCACGTCACCTCGATCGACGTCGACGGAAAGACGATCCACACGCACGAGGGCGAGGACATCTCCTACGACAAACTGCTCGTCGCGACCGGCGGCACCCCGACACAGTTGCCGGTCGAGCAAAGCGACGCCGACGGCGTCTATCACTTCTGGACGTTTCAGGACGCCCGCGGGATCAAGGAGGCCGCCGAAGCGGCCGAGGCGGGCGTCGCCGTCGGCGCCGGGCTGCTCGGTATCGACTTCGCGGCCGTCATGGGGGCCCAGGACGTCGAAGGTAAGTACCTCATGCGCGGCGACCGCTGGTGGCGCTACGCGCTCTCGGCCGACGGCGCCGAGATCATCCACGACGGCCTGCGCGAGATGGGCGTCGAGCCCGTCTTCGACAGCGGCGTCGACCACTTCGAGGTGAACGACGACGGCCACGTCACGGCCGCCGTTGACCCGAACGGCGAGCGCTACGCCTGTGACTTCGCTGGCGTCGCCATCGGGCTCACCTTCAACACCGAGTTCCTCCGCGGCACTGGCATCGAGCGCGACGGCGGCATCGCCGTCGACGAGTACATGCAGACCGGCGTCGACGACGTCTACGCGGCGGGCGACATCACTCGCTTCTACGACACGCTCATCGGCCAGGAGGCCCAGAACGGCTCCTGGGGCTCGGCGAAAGAGCAGGGACGCGTCGCTGCGGTCAACATGGCCGCCGACGACGAGGCCGAGGGCTTCGAGTGGGTCTCGTCGTACTCGATCACGCACTTCGACTTCCCATTTCTCTCGTTCGGCCACCCGACGATCGGCGACGAGTACGTCGAGCAGCGCTACAGCGACACCGAGTGGCGCCGCGTCGCGCTGCAGGATGGCCGCGTCGTCGGTGGCGTCCTCATCGGTGACCTCTCCCAGCAGCGCCCGCTGAAACAGCTCATGCGCGACCAGCGCGATCTGCGCGGTCAGACGGACCGGCTGCTCGACGAGCAGATCGATCTGGACGAGCTGGCGCCCGCACAGGACTGA
- a CDS encoding DUF7124 domain-containing protein: MNGGTDMTLAIELAALEELAYPERVFEDARSWSTYVGVVSEKPTYVVTNFTRKNRIRQDFFSGPRGKAESLESVKDQFDTERQVFIGTTDEDEAMADELDWEYLSVEDAAEAAEWTIAADVEDDEVDETEAGEKRDDWP; the protein is encoded by the coding sequence ATGAACGGCGGCACCGACATGACCCTCGCGATCGAGCTGGCCGCACTCGAGGAACTGGCGTACCCGGAGCGCGTCTTCGAGGACGCCCGCTCCTGGAGCACGTACGTGGGCGTCGTCTCCGAGAAACCCACCTACGTGGTGACGAACTTCACCCGAAAGAACCGCATCCGCCAGGACTTCTTCTCCGGACCGCGCGGGAAAGCAGAGAGCCTGGAAAGTGTCAAAGACCAGTTCGACACCGAACGGCAGGTCTTCATCGGCACGACCGACGAGGACGAGGCCATGGCCGACGAGTTAGACTGGGAGTACCTCTCGGTCGAGGACGCCGCGGAGGCGGCCGAGTGGACCATCGCCGCCGACGTCGAAGACGACGAGGTCGACGAGACCGAAGCCGGCGAGAAGCGCGACGACTGGCCCTGA
- a CDS encoding DUF5815 family protein codes for MTTPRVPGDDGRESLELPCGETLDHRAVDLGLREHTCPCGERHAVVLDVHPPSRFFPEPFVDVLRETIGTDDDFEAFGTPHLLGITMEEFPESIVVHDAEEDGAVGYSLLWVSTFDARRLHEIIVELVVELMDHAVSHADDDSVIAEFESQLAEFDVKTFVDAYRDERNVDTPH; via the coding sequence ATGACGACACCCCGCGTTCCCGGTGACGACGGGCGAGAATCGCTCGAGCTTCCCTGTGGCGAGACGCTCGATCACCGGGCGGTCGATCTCGGACTGAGAGAGCACACGTGCCCCTGTGGCGAGCGCCACGCAGTCGTCCTCGACGTCCACCCACCGTCTCGCTTCTTCCCCGAGCCCTTCGTCGACGTCCTGCGCGAGACGATCGGAACGGACGACGACTTCGAGGCGTTCGGAACGCCGCACCTGCTTGGCATCACGATGGAAGAGTTTCCGGAATCCATCGTCGTCCACGACGCCGAAGAGGACGGCGCAGTGGGCTACTCCCTCCTGTGGGTGAGCACGTTCGACGCCCGCCGGCTGCACGAGATCATCGTCGAACTCGTCGTCGAACTCATGGACCACGCCGTCAGCCACGCCGACGACGACTCGGTCATCGCCGAGTTCGAGTCCCAGCTCGCCGAATTCGACGTGAAGACCTTCGTCGACGCCTATCGCGACGAGCGCAACGTCGACACACCCCACTGA
- a CDS encoding sensor histidine kinase, producing MTTEDPHSPPTSQVVVYLHPDPDVGDAVAAALEGDSFDVLPVDRPEKARELVEERAIDCLVTVFDLPSTDGLSFVRSLRSAGIVTPTVIHAVNGDESVAAAAIDADVAGYVPVPDSPVESVSALAAALDRATEDSTASTAALRRRWQTVESLHDVALQFETCATPTETYRFAVEALSQVLDVYACVIYVADDASLVPKASVGSLPGGWESYGLDEGVAGRTYQTGESSRTGHIQSQSDASPAEDVLRSGISVPVGDFGVMQAVSDRLGAYTEHDRKLAELLAAHVSAAVSRIRSNRELRAERDRFAMLFENVPDAIAITYGPDRRVADVNPAFERAFGFERGELVDEPFDDYLLPDASDAIHVAEEVGTDEVIRDEITRQGTDERREYSFKGFAIEGEETFQEYGIYTDITAQKRRERELRQYKTLVEAVGDPMYVLDADGRVEMVNEAMASVLGKPASAVVGSDPRTFMPAEHVDRGTELLVSLLDDSDRRWDTFEMGVDSAIGGSFIAETKISPLLDDGGGFAGSVGVIRDITRRKERERQIRDLHEGTRDLMAAAGTQAVAEMATVVATEALDLSINGVYLFDESTDALVPVANSERAQDLLGSPPVVEAGEGLMWDAFETGEPTSYQDVRANPEVMNPDTMVRSEAYVPLGGHGLLIFASPNVDDFDDEALALAKILGSNVEAALDRAERETELAARTDELERQNERLDEFAGMVSHDLRNPLTLANGRLELARERLAELTDAPADDIEEHLSEIEWAVDRMETLIEDMLELARTGQPLDGTTAVDLPSVAAAAQRTVDADLAVTVDDSLGEVEASEQRVRALFENSFRNAIDHVGPNVTVTVRRTPGGFAIDDDGPGIPPEHRDSVLETGYTTASDGTGFGLAIVADVAEAHGWELSVEESPEGGARIRVVTDPS from the coding sequence ATGACAACGGAGGACCCCCACAGCCCACCTACGTCACAGGTGGTCGTCTACCTCCATCCCGATCCCGACGTCGGCGATGCCGTCGCCGCCGCGCTCGAGGGCGATTCATTCGACGTCCTCCCGGTCGATCGTCCGGAGAAAGCGCGAGAACTCGTCGAAGAGCGGGCCATCGACTGTCTGGTGACCGTCTTCGATCTTCCATCGACCGACGGGCTCTCGTTCGTGCGATCGCTGCGCTCGGCCGGGATCGTGACGCCCACAGTCATTCACGCCGTAAACGGGGACGAATCCGTCGCTGCGGCGGCGATCGACGCCGACGTCGCCGGGTACGTGCCCGTCCCGGACTCGCCGGTCGAATCGGTTTCGGCACTGGCAGCCGCGCTCGATCGGGCGACCGAGGACTCGACGGCCTCGACGGCGGCGTTACGACGGCGCTGGCAAACCGTCGAATCGCTGCACGACGTGGCCCTGCAGTTCGAAACCTGTGCGACGCCCACGGAGACCTATCGCTTCGCCGTCGAGGCACTGTCACAGGTGCTCGACGTGTACGCCTGCGTTATCTACGTCGCGGACGATGCCTCGCTCGTTCCGAAGGCGTCCGTCGGCTCGTTACCCGGCGGCTGGGAGTCGTACGGACTCGACGAGGGGGTTGCCGGCCGGACGTATCAGACGGGGGAGTCGAGCCGGACCGGCCACATCCAGTCACAGTCCGATGCGTCGCCAGCCGAAGACGTACTGCGGTCCGGCATCAGCGTTCCCGTCGGCGATTTTGGCGTGATGCAGGCGGTGTCGGATCGACTGGGTGCGTACACCGAACACGACCGGAAACTGGCCGAACTGCTGGCTGCACACGTCTCTGCGGCAGTCTCACGTATCCGATCGAATCGAGAACTACGCGCTGAACGGGACCGATTCGCGATGCTCTTCGAGAACGTTCCGGACGCAATCGCGATCACGTACGGGCCGGACCGTCGCGTGGCCGACGTCAATCCAGCGTTCGAACGAGCGTTCGGATTCGAGCGGGGCGAACTCGTCGACGAACCATTCGATGACTATCTACTCCCCGACGCCAGCGACGCGATTCACGTCGCCGAGGAAGTCGGAACTGACGAAGTCATCAGAGACGAGATCACGCGCCAGGGAACCGACGAGCGGCGCGAATACAGCTTCAAGGGGTTCGCGATCGAGGGCGAAGAGACGTTCCAGGAGTACGGTATCTATACCGATATTACGGCACAAAAGCGTCGCGAGCGCGAACTCAGACAGTACAAAACACTCGTCGAGGCCGTCGGCGATCCGATGTACGTACTCGATGCGGATGGCCGTGTCGAGATGGTCAACGAAGCGATGGCATCCGTCCTCGGGAAACCTGCGTCGGCGGTGGTCGGGAGCGATCCGAGGACGTTCATGCCGGCCGAACACGTCGATCGTGGCACCGAACTCCTCGTGAGCCTGCTCGACGATTCCGACCGCCGGTGGGACACGTTCGAGATGGGTGTCGACTCGGCCATTGGCGGCTCCTTCATCGCAGAGACGAAGATCTCACCACTCCTCGACGATGGCGGTGGGTTCGCCGGCAGCGTCGGGGTGATTCGTGATATCACCCGGCGCAAAGAACGGGAGCGCCAGATTCGCGATTTGCACGAGGGAACGCGAGATCTCATGGCGGCAGCTGGTACCCAGGCAGTGGCCGAGATGGCGACCGTCGTCGCGACGGAGGCCCTGGATCTCTCGATCAACGGCGTATACCTGTTCGACGAGTCGACTGACGCGCTCGTGCCCGTTGCGAACTCCGAACGCGCGCAGGACCTCCTCGGATCGCCACCCGTCGTCGAAGCTGGCGAGGGGCTCATGTGGGACGCTTTCGAGACGGGCGAGCCAACCAGTTACCAGGACGTCCGAGCCAATCCCGAGGTGATGAACCCGGACACGATGGTCCGAAGCGAAGCCTACGTCCCACTTGGGGGCCACGGATTACTCATCTTCGCTTCACCGAACGTCGACGACTTCGACGACGAAGCGCTCGCGCTGGCGAAGATTCTGGGATCGAACGTCGAGGCCGCGCTCGACCGGGCCGAACGGGAGACGGAACTGGCCGCCCGAACCGACGAACTCGAACGACAGAACGAGCGCTTAGACGAGTTCGCGGGGATGGTCAGCCACGACCTTCGAAATCCGCTGACGCTGGCGAACGGCCGCCTCGAACTCGCCCGTGAGCGCTTGGCCGAGCTGACAGACGCACCGGCCGACGACATAGAAGAACACCTCTCGGAGATCGAGTGGGCCGTCGACCGGATGGAGACGCTCATCGAGGACATGCTCGAACTGGCGCGAACCGGCCAGCCGCTCGACGGGACGACGGCTGTCGACCTGCCGTCGGTCGCGGCGGCGGCACAGCGAACCGTCGATGCCGACCTCGCGGTCACCGTCGACGACTCGCTCGGCGAGGTCGAAGCGAGCGAGCAACGCGTCCGTGCGCTCTTCGAGAACAGCTTTCGGAATGCGATCGATCACGTCGGTCCGAACGTCACGGTGACCGTCCGTCGGACGCCCGGTGGCTTCGCCATCGACGACGACGGACCGGGTATCCCGCCCGAACACCGTGATTCCGTTCTCGAGACCGGCTACACCACTGCGAGCGACGGGACCGGGTTCGGCCTCGCGATCGTCGCCGACGTGGCCGAGGCCCACGGGTGGGAGCTCTCGGTCGAGGAGAGTCCAGAGGGGGGTGCCAGAATTCGCGTCGTGACGGACCCGTCGTAG
- the carB gene encoding carbamoyl-phosphate synthase large subunit: MASAHHRAGDEPDERTILLIGSGPIQIGQAAEFDYSGAQACRALQEEGARVVLVNSNPATIMTDPEMADRVYIEPITTEAIAEIIRTEEPDGVIAGLGGQTGLNVTAELAEEGVLEKYDVEIMGTPLDTIYATEDRDLFRQRMESIGQPVPASTTITLDEDESVAELTEADLEERVEAAVDEVGGLPVIARTTYTLGGSGSGVVAEMDELIERVRTGLRLSRNSEVLITESIAGWVELEYEVMRDADDSCIIICNMENLDPMGIHTGESTVVTPSQVIPDDGHQEMRTAALDVIRDLGIQGGCNIQFAWHDDGTPGGEYRVVEVNPRVSRSSALASKATGYPIARVTAKVALGKRLHEIDNEITGETTAAFEPAIDYVVTKVPRWPIDKFDDVDFELTTAMKSTGEAMAIGRTFEESLLKALRSSEYEPSVVWDELDDATLSTEYLERPSPDRPYAMLEAFDRGFSIEEVCELTGIYEWYVERFARIAEADALARDGEFTDAAVAGRTNDEIAALADVDVGSVESAVPGRSYKQVDTCAGEFEAETPYYYSARQSAFAEAAVPGAGRAGSAGTESPDDAERVSRMASELEIDPEVESVVVVGGGPIRIGQGVEFDYCAVHAVQALRELGIDAHVVNNNPETVSTDYDTSDGLFFEPITAEEVADVAEATGADGVMVQFGGQTSVNIGEPLEDELARRGLDCEIMGTGVEAMDLAEDRDRFNALMDELGIAQPEGGSATSEAEALELAHEIGYPVLVRPSYVLGGRAMEIVYDDAELEKYIEEAVRVSPDKPILVDEFLEDAVELDVDAVADGEDVLIGGIMEHVESAGVHSGDSACMIPPRSLGRDVNRRVREVAEEIARGLDTVGLLNVQLAVKDEDVYVLEANPRSSRTVPFISKATGVPIAKIAAQVMAGNSLEALDVTEQVPEQTSIKEVVLPFDRLPESDPRLGPEMKSTGEVMGTADTFGKAYEKAQSAAANEIPESGTIVLDLADDAFPDPDSEAGEALVDGFTEYYDLSDAVDLVEATRRGEIDMIVSGKRDLLTVAVEEEIPYFSTEEAASAALEARELRDEPIDVEAIGDRPQRDEYWGQPKTE, from the coding sequence ATGGCTTCCGCGCATCACCGAGCCGGGGACGAGCCGGACGAGCGCACCATCTTGCTCATCGGCAGCGGACCGATCCAGATCGGTCAGGCGGCGGAGTTCGATTACTCCGGCGCGCAGGCCTGTCGGGCCCTGCAGGAAGAGGGTGCACGCGTCGTCCTCGTGAACTCGAACCCAGCGACGATCATGACCGACCCGGAGATGGCAGACCGGGTCTACATCGAACCGATCACGACCGAGGCGATCGCCGAGATCATCCGGACGGAAGAGCCTGACGGCGTCATCGCCGGCCTCGGCGGCCAGACTGGGCTCAACGTCACCGCCGAACTGGCCGAGGAGGGCGTCCTGGAGAAGTACGACGTCGAGATCATGGGCACGCCGCTCGACACCATCTACGCGACGGAAGACCGCGACCTCTTCCGCCAGCGGATGGAGTCGATCGGGCAGCCAGTGCCTGCCTCGACGACGATCACGTTAGACGAGGACGAGTCCGTCGCCGAACTCACCGAAGCCGATCTCGAAGAACGCGTCGAAGCCGCCGTCGACGAGGTCGGCGGCCTCCCCGTCATCGCACGGACGACCTACACGCTCGGCGGCTCGGGATCCGGCGTCGTTGCCGAGATGGACGAGTTGATCGAGCGCGTCCGCACGGGCCTGCGACTCTCGCGTAACAGCGAGGTCCTCATCACGGAGTCCATCGCGGGCTGGGTCGAACTCGAGTACGAAGTGATGCGCGACGCCGACGACTCCTGTATCATCATCTGCAACATGGAGAACCTCGACCCGATGGGGATCCACACGGGCGAGTCGACGGTCGTCACACCCTCGCAGGTCATCCCCGACGACGGCCACCAGGAGATGCGCACCGCGGCGCTCGACGTCATCCGTGATCTCGGCATCCAGGGCGGCTGTAATATCCAGTTCGCCTGGCACGACGACGGCACGCCAGGCGGCGAGTACCGCGTCGTCGAGGTCAACCCGCGTGTCTCTCGTTCCTCCGCACTGGCCTCGAAGGCGACCGGCTACCCCATCGCCCGCGTCACCGCGAAGGTCGCACTGGGCAAGCGTCTCCACGAGATCGACAACGAGATCACCGGCGAGACGACTGCCGCGTTCGAGCCAGCCATCGACTACGTCGTCACGAAGGTGCCGCGCTGGCCGATCGACAAGTTCGACGACGTCGACTTCGAGCTGACGACCGCGATGAAGTCCACCGGCGAGGCGATGGCCATCGGCCGGACCTTCGAGGAGAGCCTGCTGAAAGCACTTCGGTCCTCGGAGTACGAGCCCAGCGTCGTCTGGGACGAGCTGGACGACGCGACGCTTTCGACCGAGTATCTCGAACGACCCTCCCCCGACCGTCCCTACGCGATGCTGGAGGCGTTCGATCGTGGCTTCTCGATCGAGGAAGTCTGCGAACTGACCGGCATCTACGAGTGGTACGTCGAACGCTTCGCCCGGATCGCCGAGGCAGACGCCCTCGCCCGCGACGGCGAGTTCACCGACGCCGCCGTGGCCGGCCGGACGAACGACGAGATCGCCGCGCTCGCCGACGTCGACGTCGGATCGGTCGAGTCCGCGGTTCCAGGTCGCTCGTACAAACAGGTCGACACCTGTGCGGGCGAATTCGAGGCCGAGACGCCGTACTACTACTCCGCACGCCAGTCGGCGTTCGCGGAGGCGGCCGTGCCGGGGGCCGGACGCGCAGGAAGCGCTGGGACCGAGTCCCCGGATGACGCCGAACGCGTCTCTCGGATGGCGAGCGAGCTCGAGATCGACCCGGAGGTCGAGAGCGTGGTCGTCGTCGGCGGCGGCCCGATCCGGATCGGACAGGGCGTGGAGTTCGACTACTGCGCGGTCCACGCCGTTCAGGCGCTTCGCGAACTCGGCATCGATGCCCACGTCGTGAACAACAATCCCGAGACGGTCTCGACGGACTACGACACCTCCGACGGCCTGTTCTTCGAGCCGATCACGGCCGAGGAGGTCGCCGACGTGGCCGAAGCGACCGGCGCCGACGGCGTGATGGTCCAGTTCGGTGGCCAGACCTCGGTCAACATCGGCGAACCACTCGAAGACGAACTCGCACGTCGGGGGCTCGACTGCGAGATCATGGGCACGGGCGTCGAGGCGATGGATCTGGCCGAGGACCGCGACCGATTCAACGCCCTGATGGACGAACTGGGTATCGCACAGCCGGAGGGCGGCTCCGCGACCTCCGAAGCAGAGGCGCTGGAACTCGCCCACGAGATCGGCTACCCCGTCCTGGTGCGCCCGTCCTACGTCCTCGGCGGTCGCGCGATGGAGATCGTCTACGACGACGCCGAGTTAGAGAAGTACATCGAGGAGGCCGTCCGCGTGAGTCCGGACAAGCCGATCCTCGTCGACGAGTTCTTAGAAGACGCGGTCGAGCTGGACGTCGACGCCGTGGCGGACGGCGAGGACGTCCTCATCGGCGGCATCATGGAACACGTCGAATCGGCCGGGGTCCACTCCGGCGATTCGGCGTGTATGATCCCGCCGCGCTCGCTGGGACGCGACGTCAACCGCCGCGTCAGGGAGGTCGCCGAGGAGATCGCTCGCGGCCTGGACACCGTCGGCCTGTTGAACGTCCAGCTCGCGGTCAAAGACGAGGACGTCTACGTTCTCGAAGCCAATCCGCGCTCCTCGCGCACGGTGCCGTTCATCTCGAAGGCCACCGGCGTCCCGATCGCGAAGATCGCCGCGCAGGTGATGGCCGGCAACTCGCTCGAAGCCCTCGACGTCACCGAGCAGGTACCCGAACAGACCTCGATCAAGGAGGTCGTCCTGCCGTTCGACCGCCTGCCCGAGTCCGACCCACGTCTCGGCCCCGAGATGAAGTCGACGGGCGAGGTCATGGGCACCGCCGACACCTTCGGCAAGGCCTACGAGAAGGCCCAGTCAGCGGCCGCGAACGAGATCCCCGAGTCGGGCACGATCGTGCTCGACCTGGCCGACGACGCCTTCCCCGACCCCGACAGCGAGGCCGGCGAGGCGCTCGTCGACGGCTTCACCGAGTACTACGACCTCTCCGACGCCGTCGATCTGGTCGAGGCGACCAGACGCGGCGAGATCGACATGATCGTCTCCGGCAAGCGTGACCTGCTCACCGTCGCCGTCGAGGAGGAGATTCCGTACTTCTCGACGGAGGAAGCGGCGTCGGCCGCGCTCGAGGCGCGCGAGCTGCGAGACGAACCGATCGACGTCGAGGCCATCGGCGACCGCCCGCAGCGCGACGAGTACTGGGGCCAGCCGAAGACCGAGTGA
- a CDS encoding antitoxin VapB family protein, whose translation MSKSIRVEEDTHAALAALKGEDETFDSLLTRLLEERRERVREGAGLWEGTDAAEKAHEARMEMKQGVGNR comes from the coding sequence ATGAGCAAGAGCATCCGAGTTGAGGAGGATACCCACGCCGCACTCGCAGCGTTAAAGGGTGAAGACGAGACATTCGACTCGCTCCTGACGAGATTGCTTGAAGAGCGTCGTGAACGAGTACGAGAAGGTGCAGGGCTCTGGGAAGGCACAGATGCGGCCGAGAAGGCTCACGAGGCTCGAATGGAGATGAAGCAAGGCGTCGGGAATCGATGA
- a CDS encoding PIN domain-containing protein, with protein sequence MTLYDSSVLIEYLDGSPEVLSYVESNLNERAIAPPLVLFEVYQGEVYRSGPPDFDAVDRALEWVTIVETSSELARATAELQTELMGCGEPLAARDALIAGCALVNDTRLVVSDDDFDVSGITELLDVDFL encoded by the coding sequence ATGACGCTCTACGATAGTAGCGTTCTCATCGAGTACCTCGACGGGTCCCCCGAGGTACTTTCGTACGTCGAATCTAACCTAAACGAACGTGCAATCGCCCCGCCGTTAGTCCTCTTCGAAGTGTATCAAGGCGAAGTCTATCGGTCAGGACCGCCTGACTTCGACGCCGTCGATCGAGCACTGGAATGGGTAACCATCGTGGAAACGTCGTCGGAACTCGCTCGGGCAACAGCCGAGTTACAAACGGAGCTTATGGGATGTGGAGAACCGCTGGCAGCGCGTGACGCTCTCATTGCCGGTTGTGCACTGGTCAACGATACTCGGCTCGTCGTCTCCGACGACGATTTCGACGTTTCTGGAATTACCGAACTGCTGGACGTGGACTTCCTCTGA